The Streptomyces sp. P9-A4 genome contains a region encoding:
- the rplD gene encoding 50S ribosomal protein L4, which yields MSTIDILSPAGDKTGTVELPEEIFGAKVSVPLIHQVVVAQLAAARQGTHKTKRRGEVRGGGKKPYRQKGTGRARQGSTRAPQFAGGGVVHGPQPRDYSQRTPKKMKVAALRGALSDRATHSRIHVVTGVVEGDISTKAAKTLFGKISERKNLLLVVERSDEAAWLSARNLPQVHILEPGQLNTYDVIVSDDVVFTKAALESFVSGPQTAETEGSDA from the coding sequence ATGAGCACCATTGACATCCTTTCGCCGGCAGGCGACAAGACCGGGACCGTCGAGCTCCCCGAGGAGATCTTCGGCGCCAAGGTCAGCGTTCCGCTGATCCACCAGGTCGTCGTCGCGCAGCTGGCCGCGGCCCGTCAGGGCACGCACAAGACCAAGCGTCGTGGCGAGGTCCGTGGTGGTGGCAAGAAGCCTTACCGCCAGAAGGGCACCGGCCGCGCGCGCCAGGGTTCGACCCGCGCCCCGCAGTTCGCCGGTGGTGGCGTCGTCCACGGCCCGCAGCCGCGTGACTACTCCCAGCGGACCCCGAAGAAGATGAAGGTCGCCGCCCTCCGCGGTGCCCTGTCGGACCGGGCCACCCACTCCCGCATTCACGTCGTCACCGGCGTGGTCGAGGGTGACATCTCCACCAAGGCCGCGAAGACGCTGTTCGGCAAGATCTCGGAGCGCAAGAACCTGCTCCTGGTCGTCGAGCGCTCCGACGAGGCCGCGTGGCTGTCCGCTCGTAACCTGCCCCAGGTGCACATCCTGGAGCCGGGCCAGCTCAACACGTACGACGTGATCGTCTCCGACGACGTGGTCTTCACCAAGGCCGCCCTCGAGTCCTTCGTGTCTGGCCCCCAGACCGCTGAGACCGAAGGGAGCGACGCCTGA
- the rplW gene encoding 50S ribosomal protein L23, with amino-acid sequence MTEAVVTSKTFSDPRDILIKPVVSEKSYALLDENKYTFIVAPGSNKTQIKQAVEAVFSVKVTGVNTINRQGKRKRTKAGFGKRKDTKRAIVTLAEGNRIDIFGGPTA; translated from the coding sequence ATGACTGAGGCCGTCGTCACCAGCAAGACCTTCTCGGACCCGCGCGACATTCTGATCAAGCCGGTCGTTTCGGAGAAGAGCTACGCTCTGCTGGACGAGAACAAGTACACGTTCATCGTCGCGCCTGGCTCCAACAAGACCCAGATCAAGCAGGCCGTCGAGGCGGTCTTCTCGGTCAAGGTCACCGGGGTCAACACGATCAACCGCCAGGGTAAGCGCAAGCGCACCAAGGCCGGTTTCGGCAAGCGCAAGGACACCAAGCGCGCCATCGTGACCCTTGCTGAGGGCAACCGTATCGACATCTTCGGCGGTCCGACCGCCTAA
- the rplB gene encoding 50S ribosomal protein L2, whose protein sequence is MGIRKYKPTTPGRRGSSVADFVEITRSTPEKSLVRPLHSKGGRNNTGRITVRHQGGGHKRAYRVIDFRRHDKDGVPAKVAHIEYDPNRTARIALLHYVDGEKRYIIAPKGLTQGDRVENGPGADIKPGNNLALRNIPVGTTIHAIELRPGGGAKFARSAGASVQLLAKEGTMAHLRMPSGEIRLVDARCRATIGEVGNAEQSNINWGKAGRKRWLGVRPTVRGVAMNPVDHPHGGGEGKTSGGRHPVSPWGQKEGRTRSPKKASSKYIVRRRKTNKKR, encoded by the coding sequence ATGGGAATCCGCAAGTACAAGCCGACTACGCCGGGCCGTCGTGGCTCCTCCGTAGCCGACTTCGTCGAGATCACGCGGTCCACGCCGGAGAAGTCGCTGGTTCGCCCCCTGCACAGCAAGGGCGGCCGTAACAACACCGGTCGGATCACCGTTCGCCACCAGGGTGGTGGACACAAGCGCGCCTACCGTGTGATCGACTTCCGTCGTCACGACAAGGACGGCGTGCCGGCCAAGGTCGCTCACATCGAGTACGACCCCAACCGCACCGCGCGCATCGCGCTGCTCCACTACGTGGACGGCGAGAAGCGCTACATCATCGCCCCCAAGGGTCTGACGCAGGGTGACCGCGTCGAGAACGGCCCCGGCGCTGACATCAAGCCCGGCAACAACCTGGCGCTCCGCAACATCCCGGTCGGTACCACGATCCACGCGATCGAGCTCCGTCCCGGTGGCGGCGCCAAGTTCGCGCGCTCCGCTGGTGCGTCCGTGCAGCTGCTGGCGAAGGAGGGCACGATGGCCCACCTTCGTATGCCGTCCGGTGAGATCCGTCTCGTCGACGCCCGCTGCCGCGCCACCATCGGCGAGGTCGGCAACGCCGAGCAGTCGAACATCAACTGGGGCAAGGCCGGCCGTAAGCGCTGGCTGGGCGTTCGCCCGACCGTTCGCGGTGTGGCGATGAACCCGGTGGACCACCCGCACGGTGGTGGTGAGGGTAAGACCTCCGGTGGTCGTCACCCGGTCTCCCCGTGGGGTCAGAAGGAGGGTCGTACTCGCTCGCCGAAGAAGGCTTCGAGCAAGTACATCGTCCGCCGCCGCAAGACGAACAAGAAGCGCTAG
- the rpsS gene encoding 30S ribosomal protein S19: MPRSLKKGPFVDGHLVKKVDVQNEAGTKNVIKTWSRRSMIIPAMLGHTIAVHNGKTHIPVFVTESMVGHKLGEFSPTRTFRGHVKDDRKSKRR; the protein is encoded by the coding sequence ATGCCGCGCAGTCTCAAGAAGGGACCCTTCGTCGACGGACACCTCGTAAAGAAGGTGGACGTACAGAACGAAGCCGGTACCAAGAACGTCATCAAGACCTGGTCCCGTCGCTCGATGATCATCCCGGCCATGCTCGGCCACACGATCGCGGTGCACAACGGCAAGACCCACATTCCGGTGTTTGTCACCGAGTCGATGGTCGGCCACAAGCTCGGCGAGTTCTCGCCGACGCGCACCTTCCGGGGTCACGTGAAGGACGACCGGAAGTCGAAGCGCCGCTAG
- the rplV gene encoding 50S ribosomal protein L22 codes for MEARAQARYIRVTPMKARRVVDLIRGMDATEAQAVLRFAPQAASVPVGKVLDSAIANAAHNYDHSDASSLVISEAYVDEGPTLKRFRPRAQGRAYRIRKRTSHITVVVSSKEGTR; via the coding sequence ATGGAAGCCAGGGCCCAGGCGCGGTACATCCGCGTTACGCCCATGAAGGCCCGCCGCGTGGTGGACCTTATCCGTGGCATGGATGCCACGGAGGCTCAGGCGGTCCTGCGTTTCGCCCCGCAGGCCGCGAGCGTGCCGGTCGGCAAGGTGCTTGACAGCGCCATTGCCAACGCCGCGCACAACTACGACCACAGTGACGCCTCTTCGCTGGTCATCAGCGAGGCGTACGTGGATGAGGGCCCGACCCTGAAGCGGTTCCGTCCGCGTGCTCAGGGCCGTGCCTACCGGATCCGTAAGCGGACCAGCCACATCACCGTGGTCGTCAGCAGCAAGGAAGGAACCCGGTAA
- the rpsC gene encoding 30S ribosomal protein S3 translates to MGQKVNPHGFRLGITTDFKSRWYADKLYKDYVKEDVAIRRMMTSGMERAGISKVEIERTRDRVRVDIHTARPGIVIGRRGAEADRIRGDLEKLTGKQVQLNILEVKNPEMDAQLVAQAVAEQLSSRVSFRRAMRKSMQGTMKAGAKGIKIQCGGRLGGAEMSRSEFYREGRVPLHTLRANVDYGFFEAKTTFGRIGVKVWIYKGDVKNIAEVRAENAAARAGNRPARGAGAGDRPAGRGGRGGERGGRGRKPQQQSAPAAEAPKAEAPAAAAAPAESTGTEA, encoded by the coding sequence ATGGGCCAGAAGGTTAACCCGCATGGGTTCCGGCTCGGCATCACCACGGACTTCAAGTCCCGTTGGTACGCCGACAAGCTGTACAAGGACTACGTCAAGGAAGACGTCGCCATCCGTCGGATGATGACGTCCGGCATGGAGCGCGCCGGCATCTCGAAGGTTGAGATCGAGCGCACCCGTGACCGCGTGCGGGTGGACATCCACACCGCGCGTCCCGGCATCGTCATCGGCCGCCGTGGCGCCGAGGCCGACCGCATCCGCGGCGACCTCGAGAAGCTCACGGGCAAGCAGGTCCAGCTGAACATCCTCGAGGTCAAGAACCCCGAGATGGACGCTCAGCTGGTTGCTCAGGCCGTTGCCGAGCAGCTCTCCTCCCGCGTCTCCTTCCGTCGCGCCATGCGTAAGAGCATGCAGGGCACGATGAAGGCCGGCGCCAAGGGCATCAAGATCCAGTGCGGCGGTCGTCTCGGCGGCGCCGAGATGTCCCGCTCGGAGTTCTACCGCGAGGGCCGTGTGCCCCTGCACACGCTCCGCGCGAACGTCGACTACGGCTTCTTCGAGGCCAAGACCACCTTCGGTCGCATCGGCGTGAAGGTCTGGATCTACAAGGGCGACGTCAAGAACATCGCCGAGGTCCGCGCCGAGAACGCTGCGGCCCGTGCGGGTAACCGCCCGGCCCGTGGCGCCGGCGCTGGCGACCGTCCCGCCGGCCGTGGTGGCCGCGGTGGCGAGCGTGGCGGCCGCGGCCGCAAGCCGCAGCAGCAGTCCGCGCCGGCTGCCGAGGCCCCCAAGGCCGAGGCTCCCGCCGCCGCTGCCGCTCCGGCTGAGAGCACCGGAACGGAGGCCTGA
- the rplP gene encoding 50S ribosomal protein L16, translating into MLIPRRVKHRKQHHPKRSGMSKGGTQVAFGEYGIQALTPAYVTNRQIEAARIAMTRHIKRGGKVWINIYPDRPLTKKPAETRMGSGKGSPEWWIANVKPGRVMFELSYPNEKIAREALTRAAHKLPMKCKIVKREAGEL; encoded by the coding sequence ATGCTGATCCCCCGTAGGGTCAAGCACCGCAAGCAGCACCACCCCAAGCGCTCGGGTATGAGCAAGGGTGGTACGCAGGTTGCGTTCGGCGAGTACGGCATTCAGGCCCTCACGCCGGCGTACGTGACCAACCGCCAGATCGAGGCGGCTCGTATCGCGATGACCCGCCACATCAAGCGTGGCGGCAAGGTCTGGATCAACATCTACCCGGACCGCCCGCTGACGAAGAAGCCCGCCGAGACCCGCATGGGTTCCGGTAAGGGTTCTCCGGAGTGGTGGATCGCGAACGTCAAGCCGGGTCGGGTGATGTTCGAACTGTCCTACCCGAACGAGAAGATCGCGCGCGAGGCCCTGACCCGTGCGGCCCACAAGCTGCCGATGAAGTGCAAGATCGTGAAGCGCGAAGCAGGTGAGCTGTGA
- the rpmC gene encoding 50S ribosomal protein L29: MSAGTKASELRELGNEELLNKLREAKEELFNLRFQAATGQLENHGRLKSVRKDIARIYTLMRERELGIETVENV; encoded by the coding sequence ATGTCGGCCGGTACCAAGGCGTCCGAGCTGCGCGAGCTGGGCAACGAGGAGCTTCTCAACAAGCTCCGCGAGGCCAAGGAAGAGCTGTTCAACCTCCGCTTCCAGGCGGCGACGGGCCAGCTCGAGAACCACGGCCGGCTCAAGTCCGTCCGTAAGGACATCGCCCGGATCTACACCCTGATGCGCGAGCGCGAGCTCGGCATCGAGACGGTGGAGAACGTCTGA
- the rpsQ gene encoding 30S ribosomal protein S17 produces MSESNVTEKTERNARKVREGLVVSDKMDKTVVVAVEDRVKHALYGKVIRRTNKLKAHDEQNAAGIGDRVLLMETRKLSSTKHWRVVEILEKAK; encoded by the coding sequence ATGAGCGAGAGCAACGTGACTGAGAAGACCGAGCGCAACGCTCGCAAGGTCCGCGAGGGCCTGGTCGTCAGCGACAAGATGGACAAGACCGTCGTCGTCGCTGTCGAGGACCGCGTCAAGCACGCGCTGTACGGCAAGGTCATCCGCCGTACGAACAAGCTCAAGGCTCACGACGAGCAGAACGCTGCCGGCATCGGTGACCGCGTCCTCCTGATGGAGACCCGGAAGCTGTCGTCGACGAAGCACTGGCGCGTCGTCGAGATCCTCGAGAAGGCCAAGTAA
- the rplN gene encoding 50S ribosomal protein L14, translating to MIQQESRLRVADNTGAKEILCIRVLGGSGRRYAGIGDVIVATVKDAIPGGNVKKGDVVKAVIVRTVKERRRQDGSYIRFDENAAVILKNDGDPRGTRIFGPVGRELREKKFMKIISLAPEVL from the coding sequence GTGATCCAGCAGGAGTCGCGACTGCGTGTCGCCGACAACACTGGTGCCAAGGAGATCCTTTGCATCCGTGTTCTCGGTGGCTCGGGTCGCCGCTACGCGGGCATCGGTGACGTCATCGTCGCCACCGTCAAGGACGCGATCCCCGGTGGCAACGTGAAGAAGGGTGACGTCGTCAAGGCGGTCATCGTTCGCACCGTCAAGGAGCGCCGCCGCCAGGACGGCTCGTACATCCGCTTCGACGAGAACGCCGCTGTCATTCTCAAGAACGACGGCGACCCTCGTGGCACCCGTATCTTCGGCCCGGTCGGCCGTGAGCTGCGCGAGAAGAAGTTCATGAAGATCATCTCGCTCGCGCCGGAGGTGCTGTAA
- the rplX gene encoding 50S ribosomal protein L24, whose amino-acid sequence MKIKKGDLVQVITGKDKGKQGKVITAFPRDNRVLVEGVNRVKKHTKAGPSQAGGIVTTEAPVHVSNVQLVVEKDGKKVVTRVGYRFDDEGNKIRVAKRTGEDI is encoded by the coding sequence ATGAAGATCAAGAAGGGCGACCTGGTCCAGGTCATCACCGGTAAGGACAAGGGCAAGCAGGGCAAGGTCATCACGGCCTTCCCCCGTGACAACCGCGTCCTCGTCGAGGGTGTCAACCGGGTCAAGAAGCACACCAAGGCCGGCCCGTCGCAGGCCGGTGGCATCGTCACGACCGAGGCTCCGGTCCACGTCTCCAACGTCCAGCTGGTCGTGGAGAAGGACGGCAAGAAGGTCGTCACGCGTGTCGGATACCGCTTCGACGACGAGGGCAACAAGATCCGCGTTGCCAAGCGGACGGGTGAGGACATCTGA
- the rplE gene encoding 50S ribosomal protein L5, with amino-acid sequence MMATTTPRLKTKYREEIAGKLREEFSYENVMQVPGLVKIVVNMGVGDAARDSKLMDGAVRDLTTITGQKPAVTKARKSIAQFKLREGQPIGAHVTLRGDRMWEFLDRTLSLALPRIRDFRGLSPKQFDGRGNYTFGLTEQVMFHEIDQDKIDRVRGMDITVVTTATNDDEGRALLRHLGFPFKEA; translated from the coding sequence CTGATGGCTACCACCACTCCGCGTCTCAAGACGAAGTACCGCGAGGAGATCGCGGGCAAGCTGCGTGAGGAGTTCTCCTACGAGAACGTCATGCAGGTTCCCGGCCTCGTGAAGATCGTGGTGAACATGGGTGTCGGCGACGCCGCCCGTGACTCGAAGCTCATGGACGGTGCCGTCCGTGACCTGACCACGATCACCGGTCAGAAGCCGGCCGTCACCAAGGCTCGCAAGTCCATCGCGCAGTTCAAGCTGCGTGAGGGCCAGCCGATCGGTGCGCACGTCACCCTCCGTGGCGACCGCATGTGGGAGTTCCTGGACCGCACCCTGTCGCTCGCGCTTCCGCGCATCCGCGACTTCCGTGGTCTGTCCCCCAAGCAGTTCGACGGGCGTGGCAACTACACCTTCGGTCTCACGGAGCAGGTCATGTTCCACGAGATCGACCAGGACAAGATCGACCGTGTCCGGGGTATGGACATCACCGTGGTGACCACGGCGACCAATGACGACGAGGGCCGTGCCCTTCTGCGTCACCTCGGCTTCCCGTTCAAGGAGGCGTAA
- a CDS encoding type Z 30S ribosomal protein S14, translated as MAKKALIAKAARKPKFGVRGYTRCQRCGRPHSVYRKFGLCRVCLREMAHRGELPGVTKSSW; from the coding sequence ATGGCGAAGAAGGCTCTCATCGCGAAGGCTGCCCGTAAGCCTAAGTTCGGCGTGCGTGGCTACACGCGCTGCCAGCGTTGTGGTCGTCCCCACTCCGTGTACCGCAAGTTCGGCCTGTGCCGCGTGTGCCTCCGTGAGATGGCTCACCGTGGCGAGCTGCCGGGCGTGACCAAGAGCTCCTGGTAA
- the rpsH gene encoding 30S ribosomal protein S8: MTMTDPIADMLTRLRNANSAYHDTVSMPHSKIKSHIAEILQQEGFITGWKVEDAEVGKNLVLELKFGPNRERSIAGIKRISKPGLRVYAKSTNLPKVLGGLGVAVISTSHGLLTGQQAGKKGVGGEVLAYVW, encoded by the coding sequence ATGACCATGACTGATCCGATCGCGGACATGCTGACTCGTCTGCGTAACGCGAACTCGGCATACCACGACACCGTGTCGATGCCGCACAGCAAGATCAAGTCTCACATCGCGGAAATCCTCCAGCAGGAGGGCTTCATCACGGGCTGGAAGGTCGAGGACGCCGAGGTCGGCAAGAACCTCGTCCTCGAGCTCAAGTTCGGTCCGAACCGTGAGCGCTCCATCGCGGGCATCAAGCGGATCTCGAAGCCCGGTCTCCGGGTTTACGCGAAGTCCACCAACCTGCCGAAGGTTCTCGGCGGCCTGGGCGTGGCGGTTATCTCCACGTCCCACGGTCTCCTGACCGGCCAGCAGGCAGGCAAGAAGGGCGTAGGTGGGGAAGTCCTCGCCTACGTCTGGTAG
- the rplF gene encoding 50S ribosomal protein L6 encodes MSRIGKLPIQVPAGVDVTIEGRTVTVKGSKGTLNHTVAAPIEIVKGEDGVLNVTRPNDERQNKALHGLSRTLVANMITGVTQGYVKALEISGVGYRVAAKGSNLEFQLGYSHPILIEAPEGISFKVESPTKFSVEGIDKQKVGEVAANIRKLRKPDPYKAKGVKYAGEVIRRKVGKAGK; translated from the coding sequence ATGTCGCGTATTGGCAAGCTGCCTATCCAGGTTCCCGCCGGCGTGGACGTCACCATCGAGGGCCGCACGGTCACGGTGAAGGGTTCCAAGGGCACCCTGAACCACACCGTCGCCGCTCCGATCGAGATCGTTAAGGGCGAGGACGGCGTTCTCAACGTCACCCGCCCGAACGACGAGCGTCAGAACAAGGCCCTTCACGGCCTGTCCCGCACGCTGGTGGCCAACATGATCACCGGTGTGACCCAGGGTTACGTGAAGGCGCTCGAGATCAGCGGTGTCGGTTACCGCGTGGCCGCGAAGGGCTCCAACCTGGAGTTCCAGCTCGGCTACAGCCACCCGATCCTGATCGAGGCGCCCGAGGGCATCTCGTTCAAGGTCGAGTCGCCGACCAAGTTCTCGGTCGAGGGCATCGACAAGCAGAAGGTCGGCGAGGTTGCGGCGAACATCCGCAAGCTGCGCAAGCCCGACCCGTACAAGGCCAAGGGCGTCAAGTACGCCGGCGAGGTCATCCGCCGCAAGGTCGGAAAGGCTGGTAAGTAA
- the rplR gene encoding 50S ribosomal protein L18 translates to MAYGVKIAKGDAYKRAAKARRHIRIRKNVSGTAERPRLVVTRSNRGITAQVIDDLKGHTLASASNLDASIRGGEGDKSAQAQQVGALVAERAKAAGVEAVVFDRGGNRYAGRIAALADAAREAGLKF, encoded by the coding sequence ATGGCATACGGTGTGAAGATCGCCAAGGGCGACGCTTACAAGCGTGCCGCCAAGGCTCGCCGCCACATCCGCATCCGCAAGAACGTGTCGGGTACGGCGGAGCGTCCGCGCCTCGTCGTGACGCGTTCGAACCGCGGTATCACCGCTCAGGTCATCGACGACCTCAAGGGTCACACCCTTGCGTCGGCGTCGAACCTGGACGCGTCGATCCGTGGTGGCGAGGGTGACAAGTCCGCGCAGGCCCAGCAGGTCGGCGCTCTCGTCGCCGAGCGCGCCAAGGCCGCCGGCGTCGAGGCTGTCGTGTTCGACCGTGGTGGCAACAGGTACGCCGGGCGCATTGCCGCTCTGGCTGACGCCGCCCGCGAAGCCGGGCTGAAGTTCTAA
- the rpsE gene encoding 30S ribosomal protein S5 gives MAGPQRRGSGAGGGERRDRKGRDGGAAAEKTAYVERVVAINRVAKVVKGGRRFSFTALVVVGDGDGTVGVGYGKAKEVPAAIAKGVEEAKKNFFKVPRIQGTIPHPITGERAAGVVLLKPASPGTGVIAGGPVRAVLECAGVHDILSKSLGSSNAINIVHATVAALKGLQRPEEIAARRGLPLEDVAPAALLRARAGAGA, from the coding sequence ATGGCTGGACCCCAGCGCCGCGGAAGCGGTGCCGGTGGCGGCGAGCGGCGGGACCGGAAGGGCCGCGACGGTGGCGCTGCCGCCGAGAAGACCGCGTACGTTGAGCGCGTTGTCGCGATCAACCGCGTCGCCAAGGTTGTCAAGGGTGGTCGCCGCTTCAGCTTCACCGCGCTGGTCGTGGTGGGCGACGGTGACGGCACCGTAGGTGTCGGTTACGGCAAGGCCAAGGAAGTTCCCGCGGCCATCGCCAAGGGTGTCGAGGAAGCCAAGAAGAACTTCTTCAAGGTTCCGCGCATCCAGGGCACGATCCCTCACCCGATCACGGGCGAGCGTGCCGCGGGCGTCGTGCTCCTGAAGCCGGCTTCCCCCGGTACCGGTGTTATCGCCGGTGGCCCGGTGCGCGCCGTTCTGGAGTGCGCCGGCGTTCACGACATCCTGTCGAAGTCGCTTGGCTCGTCCAACGCGATCAACATCGTGCACGCGACCGTGGCGGCCCTCAAGGGTCTGCAGCGTCCCGAGGAGATCGCGGCTCGCCGTGGTCTGCCCCTCGAGGACGTCGCCCCCGCGGCCCTGCTTCGTGCGCGTGCTGGGGCGGGTGCGTAA
- the rpmD gene encoding 50S ribosomal protein L30, with the protein MARLKVTQTKSYIGSKQNHRDTLRSLGLKRVNDVVVKEDRPEFRGMVHTVRHLVTVEEVD; encoded by the coding sequence ATGGCTCGCCTCAAGGTCACGCAGACGAAGTCGTACATCGGCAGCAAGCAGAACCACCGCGACACCCTGCGTTCGCTCGGCCTCAAGCGGGTCAACGACGTGGTTGTCAAGGAGGATCGTCCCGAGTTCCGCGGCATGGTGCACACCGTCCGCCACCTCGTGACGGTCGAGGAGGTTGACTGA
- the rplO gene encoding 50S ribosomal protein L15, with product MAETNPLKAHNLRPAPGAKTAKTRVGRGEASKGKTAGRGTKGTKARYQVPQRFEGGQMPLHMRLPKLKGFKNPFRTEYQVVNLDKLTALYPQGGEVTVADLVAKGAVRKNQLVKVLGAGEITVALQVTVDAVSGSAKEKIAAAGGTVTELV from the coding sequence ATGGCGGAGACCAACCCGCTGAAGGCCCACAACCTCCGTCCCGCCCCCGGCGCCAAGACCGCGAAGACCCGTGTGGGCCGTGGTGAGGCGTCGAAGGGTAAGACGGCCGGTCGTGGTACCAAGGGCACGAAGGCCCGTTACCAGGTTCCGCAGCGCTTCGAGGGTGGGCAGATGCCCCTCCACATGCGTCTGCCGAAGCTCAAGGGCTTCAAGAACCCGTTCCGCACCGAGTACCAGGTCGTGAACCTGGACAAGCTCACCGCGCTCTACCCGCAGGGTGGCGAGGTCACGGTGGCCGATCTGGTCGCCAAGGGTGCGGTTCGCAAGAACCAGCTCGTCAAGGTGCTCGGCGCCGGCGAGATCACCGTGGCGCTGCAGGTGACGGTTGACGCCGTCTCCGGCTCCGCCAAGGAGAAGATCGCCGCCGCCGGCGGCACCGTCACCGAGCTCGTCTAA
- the secY gene encoding preprotein translocase subunit SecY produces the protein MLTAFARAFKTPDLRKKLLFTLAIIVLYRLGAHIPVPGVSYEAVQQCVKQASEGNNSLFGLVNMFSGGALLQITIFALGIMPYITASIILQLLTVVIPRLEALKKEGQAGTSKITQYTRYLTVALAILQGTGLVATAKSGALFSGCSVADQVVPDPSVFTIATMVITMTAGTCVVMWLGELITDRGIGNGMSILMFISIAAGFPGALWAIKESGKLAKGWIEFGTVILIGFVMVALVVFVEQAQRRIPVQYAKRMIGRRSYGGTSTYIPLKVNQAGVIPVIFASSLLYIPALIAQFSNSTAGWKTWIEAHFVKGDHPYYITAYFLLIVFFAFFYVAISFNPEEVADNMKKYGGFIPGIRAGRPTAEYLSYVLNRITWPGSLYLGLIALVPTMALAGFGGANANFPFGGTSILIIVGVGLETVKQIESQLQQRNYEGFLR, from the coding sequence GTGCTCACCGCGTTCGCCCGGGCGTTCAAGACGCCCGACCTGCGCAAGAAGCTGCTCTTCACGCTCGCCATCATCGTGCTGTACCGCCTCGGGGCCCACATCCCGGTCCCCGGCGTCAGCTACGAGGCCGTCCAGCAGTGTGTCAAGCAGGCCAGCGAGGGCAACAACAGCCTGTTCGGCCTGGTCAACATGTTCAGTGGCGGGGCGCTGCTGCAGATCACCATCTTCGCGCTCGGCATCATGCCGTACATCACGGCGAGCATCATCCTGCAGCTGCTGACCGTCGTGATCCCGCGCCTCGAAGCCCTCAAGAAGGAGGGTCAGGCCGGTACCTCCAAGATCACGCAGTACACCCGCTATCTGACGGTCGCCCTCGCCATCCTCCAGGGCACGGGTCTCGTCGCGACGGCGAAGAGCGGTGCTCTGTTCAGCGGCTGCTCGGTGGCGGACCAGGTCGTTCCCGACCCGTCCGTCTTCACCATCGCCACCATGGTCATCACGATGACCGCGGGTACCTGTGTCGTCATGTGGCTCGGTGAGCTGATCACCGACCGCGGCATCGGCAACGGCATGTCGATCCTGATGTTCATCTCGATCGCCGCCGGCTTCCCGGGCGCCCTGTGGGCCATCAAGGAGAGCGGCAAGCTCGCCAAGGGCTGGATCGAGTTCGGCACCGTCATCCTCATCGGCTTCGTGATGGTGGCCCTCGTGGTCTTCGTCGAGCAGGCACAGCGCCGCATCCCGGTGCAGTACGCGAAGCGCATGATCGGCCGGCGCTCCTACGGCGGTACGTCCACGTACATCCCGCTGAAGGTGAACCAGGCGGGTGTGATTCCTGTCATCTTCGCGTCGTCGCTGCTCTACATCCCGGCCTTGATCGCGCAGTTCTCGAACTCCACCGCAGGGTGGAAGACCTGGATCGAAGCCCACTTCGTCAAGGGTGACCACCCCTACTACATCACCGCGTACTTCCTCCTGATCGTGTTCTTCGCCTTCTTCTACGTGGCGATCTCGTTCAACCCCGAGGAAGTCGCCGACAACATGAAGAAGTATGGTGGCTTCATCCCGGGTATCCGGGCTGGTCGACCTACTGCCGAGTACCTGAGCTACGTGCTCAACCGGATCACTTGGCCGGGCTCGCTGTACTTGGGTCTGATCGCTCTTGTGCCGACGATGGCGTTGGCAGGCTTCGGTGGCGCCAATGCCAACTTCCCCTTCGGTGGGACAAGCATCCTCATCATCGTGGGTGTGGGGCTGGAGACCGTGAAGCAGATCGAGAGCCAGCTCCAGCAGCGCAATTACGAAGGGTTCCTCCGCTGA